From a region of the Bradyrhizobium diazoefficiens genome:
- a CDS encoding Rieske 2Fe-2S domain-containing protein, whose protein sequence is MLRAEDNKFLTEAGPGTGMGELLRRFWIPVLLSEELPEPDGEPKKIIVLGEELLAFRDTRGVVGIIDQYCPHRGANLWLGRNEECGIRCVYHGWKFDTDGRCLDMPTSYPDLNAKDLIRIKSYPVREWGEMIWAYMGPLEAMPELPDLEMALLPPSHRYVSKKWQDCNWVQALEGSIDTAHFTFAHLSFDKEENEVLDIKKHFVNPIARMSSDHMRWIAEDPRPIIKISPHEAGLTIAGGRLTGGDNIYWRIAQFLMPFHAYAPSAMPGENIFGQTFVPVTDTNCWIYTYAWNPERPLTQGERDAYDRGNGVVAEVDDNYVPLRHKGNDYLIDRKLQKTRSYTGIKGVSEQDAAVQDSQGPIADRTREHLGPTDLGIMHFRKTVMDLARALQRGEPPPQAAHQDRYAVRSGACVTSKSKDLAAVMVERFGDVAGFVGRPRIAAAE, encoded by the coding sequence ATGCTCCGCGCCGAGGACAACAAATTCCTGACCGAGGCCGGTCCTGGGACGGGCATGGGCGAATTGTTGCGCCGCTTCTGGATTCCGGTCCTGCTCTCCGAAGAACTCCCCGAGCCTGACGGTGAGCCAAAAAAGATCATCGTGCTCGGCGAGGAGTTGCTCGCCTTCCGCGACACTCGCGGCGTGGTCGGTATCATCGACCAGTACTGCCCGCATCGCGGCGCCAATCTCTGGCTCGGACGCAACGAGGAATGCGGCATCCGCTGCGTCTATCACGGCTGGAAGTTCGACACCGACGGGCGCTGCCTCGACATGCCGACCTCCTATCCCGATCTCAACGCCAAGGACCTGATCCGCATCAAGTCCTACCCGGTGCGCGAATGGGGCGAGATGATCTGGGCCTATATGGGCCCGCTCGAAGCGATGCCCGAGCTGCCCGATCTCGAAATGGCGCTGCTGCCGCCCTCGCACCGCTACGTCAGCAAGAAATGGCAGGACTGCAACTGGGTGCAGGCGCTGGAAGGCTCGATCGACACCGCGCATTTCACCTTCGCCCATCTCTCCTTCGACAAGGAGGAGAACGAGGTCCTGGATATCAAGAAGCACTTTGTGAATCCGATCGCGCGGATGTCGAGCGATCATATGCGCTGGATCGCGGAGGACCCACGTCCTATCATCAAGATCAGTCCGCACGAGGCGGGCCTGACCATTGCCGGCGGCCGGCTTACCGGCGGCGACAACATCTACTGGCGCATCGCGCAGTTCCTGATGCCGTTCCACGCCTATGCGCCGAGCGCGATGCCGGGCGAGAACATCTTCGGGCAGACTTTCGTGCCGGTTACCGACACCAATTGCTGGATCTACACCTATGCCTGGAATCCGGAGCGGCCGCTGACGCAAGGAGAGCGCGACGCTTATGACCGCGGCAACGGCGTGGTCGCGGAGGTCGACGACAATTACGTGCCGTTGCGTCACAAGGGCAACGACTATCTGATCGACCGCAAGCTCCAGAAGACCCGAAGCTACACCGGCATCAAAGGCGTTTCCGAGCAGGACGCCGCCGTGCAGGACAGCCAGGGGCCGATCGCCGACCGCACCCGCGAGCATCTCGGGCCGACCGATCTCGGCATCATGCATTTCCGGAAAACCGTGATGGATCTGGCGCGGGCACTCCAGCGGGGCGAACCGCCGCCGCAGGCCGCGCATCAGGACCGCTATGCGGTGCGCTCCGGCGCCTGCGTGACCAGCAAGTCCAAGGATCTGGCCGCGGTGATGGTGGAACGTTTTGGCGACGTCGCGGGCTTCGTCGGCCGTCCCAGGATTGCGGCAGCGGAGTAA
- a CDS encoding N-acetylmuramoyl-L-alanine amidase, with protein sequence MRPSRSIIAGLVASILLSSLAPVDRSEAAAARKAAKARPKQPQSSARCEMPKFRIVVDVGHTPDSYGALSARNDPEFGFNFRLARLITAKLKSEGFAATRLLVTDGKARPSLFKRVGSANEAHADLFLSIHHDSVPDKLLETWEFDGARSYFSDRFSGHSLFVSRQNSHFAASLMLARMIGRQLKEQGLHYASQYTLPVMGRYRHQLLDKDVGVYRYDGLVVLSRTSSAAVLLEAGSIINRDEEMAMNSPERHETIAAAVAAAIEEFCARR encoded by the coding sequence TTGCGGCCATCGCGCAGCATCATCGCCGGACTGGTCGCCTCGATCCTGTTGTCGTCGCTTGCGCCTGTCGACCGCAGCGAGGCCGCAGCTGCGCGAAAGGCTGCGAAGGCCAGGCCGAAACAGCCGCAGTCATCGGCCAGATGCGAGATGCCGAAATTCCGGATCGTCGTCGATGTCGGGCATACCCCGGACTCCTACGGCGCGTTGAGCGCGCGCAATGATCCGGAGTTCGGCTTCAACTTCCGCCTCGCAAGACTGATCACGGCGAAACTGAAGTCCGAAGGCTTTGCCGCAACCCGCCTGCTGGTCACGGACGGCAAGGCGCGGCCGAGCCTGTTCAAGCGCGTCGGCAGCGCCAATGAGGCGCATGCCGATCTCTTCCTGTCGATTCATCATGATTCGGTGCCGGACAAGCTGCTCGAGACCTGGGAATTTGACGGGGCAAGAAGCTATTTCAGCGACCGCTTTTCGGGCCACTCGCTGTTCGTGTCGCGGCAGAATTCGCACTTCGCCGCCAGCCTGATGCTCGCCCGGATGATCGGCAGGCAGTTGAAGGAGCAGGGCCTGCACTATGCCAGCCAGTACACCTTGCCGGTGATGGGCCGCTACCGACACCAGTTGCTCGACAAGGACGTCGGTGTCTACCGCTATGACGGGCTCGTCGTGCTCTCGCGGACAAGCAGTGCCGCGGTGCTGCTCGAAGCCGGCTCCATCATCAACCGCGACGAGGAAATGGCGATGAACTCGCCGGAGCGGCACGAGACGATCGCGGCGGCTGTCGCGGCGGCAATAGAGGAGTTTTGCGCAAGGCGGTAG